The nucleotide window CTCAGGGAGGAGTTCTCACTTTCCTGTTTTCCAAGACAAAAGTTctgcttaaaattaaaatagcttgGAATAAATAAGTTCCAACAAATGACAGAGGATTCGGGAGCTGTTCTATATGCAACCTTTTCTTATCCTTATAGATACATTCTTATCCATCACGAGGCTTTTAGAATTAAATGCCTTTGTTCCTTTCATGATAGGAAAGCACTAGCCACTTAGCCGCTGTGGCTCCTAGTAGGCACTGGGGCATTTAGGAAACAGAGTAGCAAAATTGACACCCATTTAAGTTATCAAAACCTAAACAAACATCCCTCCTTCCACCATTCCCTTTTGCCCCAGGTGGGGAGACAGGAGAGCCTTCACAGTATTACAAATGATGCCATAGAAAATGGTCACTCTAACCTCAGGGAATAAGGGGCATAACCTGCCTTGGCTTTACTGGAAGCGttattgtgggggtgggggaacacAGCTgttttttgcaaaataaaacagTGTGTGTTGCAGAGGATGGGGGTGATTTCTAAGGTCTGCAGCAGCTAAATTGCTGCAGGTCCACTGCAGTAGTGCTCTGCTGGTTCCCTTATTGCTAGTGGGAGCAGTGCTTTCCAGCCAAGCTCTGAGAAAACACCACTGGGCCTGGCTATGGACTCCTACCCATCTCTCTTTACCTTTGAAGCTGTCCAGGTCTGGGGACACTGTGCCAATGTGCAAGGGGGCGAGGGAAACAAGGAGAGTGGCTATTCCAAACCTCGGAATCTGCTGTAAACTCAACAGCGACTATCACTGGACTACCACCTGGACTTACTCTTTTTGGGTAAAGTCACTGGCACACAATAAGACAGTGTTTCAGCCTGTCTGCTAGAAACAGGAAGGGGGACCCGTGTCTCCTTGCCTGTGCCGGCATTTCCTTGATGTGTATTACAGGGGCGTTATGTCGGGAGAAATGGACAGATGAGACGAGTGACTTTCCCTTCAGGCAAATGTAGTATTACCCCCAAACAATCCTCAAATCCAAACTAACTGTTCTTCAGAGAATACCTGGCTCGCTCGTTCACGCaagagaaaagaatgataaaGATTGCTACGAGGCAGAGAGATTTTGCAGCATCAAGAACCGGTAGCAACTCTTCATGGCCCTTGCCCTGGGTCCCAGCACGTTGAGCATGCGCACCTCTGTGCAAGCCTGTGAGGCCGCGTAGAGCTGGGACTGGGTCTATGTTGAAGGATCCTCCCCTATATCCCACCCCGGGTTGTGGGATCCCCTTGGGAAGTGCAGGTTCTAACCCGGGGGCCTGGTCCTAGGCCTGGGGGTTGGAGCCAGAAGGCAAGAGTGAGCAGATTCGGATTCGCGCTGGCGCTGAACGCTGAGCGCAGGCGGGGAGGCTCGGCACTCTCCGACCTCAGTAGCTCCCTCAAAACCGAAGTCCAACCGGCCAGAAAGGACACTTACGTGCACACGGTCTTGATGTTCGTCTTGTCGTCCAGGCCCTGCGGGTAGTTGGCCATGCTGTCGCCCAGCTTGAGCAAACAGTCCGAAAAGCCCTTGAAGACCGCATCGCACTTGCCCGCTGCTCTCACGGCCTGCACCAGATACGCTGCGGGGAGGAGGGAACACCGGTCAGCAGCGCCACGACCCCGCCCTGCCGCCCCACTGCCCTTCCCTGTGCGACCCAGGCTCCGCGCGGCCTCGTTGCATCGGGCGGCCTCTCCCAGTACCCAGCCTTGGGGCGCGCCGGTGTTAGAGGTGAATGAAATACTTGACCCAGGAATGCCCGACCTGCGGCTAACGCTGTGACTAGTGCAGATTGTCGGTGCGTGAGCaggtgtgggtgggtgggaggtAGGTGAGTCGATTCCTTTCCTCCAGCTCCCTCCCGCATCTCGCTCcatatctttttctgtttccatcGCCCCCTCTTCTCAC belongs to Macaca thibetana thibetana isolate TM-01 chromosome 4, ASM2454274v1, whole genome shotgun sequence and includes:
- the NRN1 gene encoding neuritin isoform X1, with the translated sequence MREGAGGKESTHLPPTHPHLLTHRQSALVTALAAAYLVQAVRAAGKCDAVFKGFSDCLLKLGDSMANYPQGLDDKTNIKTVCTYWEDFHSCTVTALTDCQEGAKDMWDKLRKESKNLNIQGSLFELCGSGNGAAGSLLPALPVLLVSLSAALATWLSF